GGCACCATGCTGACCGGCGCGGACGCGCTCGCGGCGGAGACCGTCGAGCGGCACCCGAAGCTCCGGGTCGCGGACGGTGTGATCCGGGCCGGCGGACGCGAACTCCCGGTCGGCTACACGCTCGGCGCGATCCTGTACGCCGCCGGCGCCGGCGGCCGCGCGGTCACGCTCACCCATCCGGCCGCCTGGGGCCCGGCACAGCTCGCGGCGCTGACCGAGGCCGCGGCCTGGGCTCAGATCTCCACGGTACGGCTGGTGCCCGAGCCGGTCGCGGCCGCGCACCACCTGCTCACCACGCTCGGGCGGCCGGTGCCCGACCTCGCCGTCTACGACCTGGGCGCCGGGACCTTCGACGTCACGGTGATCCGGTCCGGCCCGGCCGGCCCGGCGATCGTGGCCACGGACGGGCTGGCCGACGTGTCCGGGCTGCACCTGGACGCGATCGTGGTCGGCATCGCCCAGCGACTCACCGCGGGTACGTCGCCGGACGTGTGGTCGCGGCTGACCCACCCGCGGACGGCCGACGACCGCCGGGCGCAGCGCGACCTGTGGGACGCCGCACGCGCGGTCAAGGAGCAGTTGTCCACGCAGCCGGCCGGCTGGCTGCGGGTGCCGATGCTGCCCGCGCCGGTGGAGATCGGCCGCGCGGCCTTCGAGGCGGAGGCGACGCCGCTGCTGGAACGCACGGTCGCGCTGACCGCGCAGACCATGCAGCGATCCGGGGTACGCGTGGCCGCGGTGCTGCCGGTCGGCGGCGGCGCCCGCATGCCACTGGTGGCGTCGCTGCTGCACCGGGCGCTCGGGATCGAGCCGATCACGCTGGAGACGCCGGAACTGGTGGTGGCACACGGCGCGCTGGCCATGCCGTGGCCGGAAGTGGCCACCGCGGTGCCGCCGGTTGCTGTGGCGTCGCCGGTCCCGGCAGCGCCGCCGGGGTCGGAGGCTCCGGCCGCTACGGCAGCATCGGTGGATTCGGTTGCGCCCGAGGATTTCGGGCCTCCGGCCGCTTCTGCCATGTCGGCCACTCCGATCGTGCCGGCTGCTCCGGTCGTGCAGGCCACTCCGGAGGTGCCGGTCGCGCCGGTGGTTCCGGCTGCGCCGGTGGGCGCGGGGCCGCCGGCCGTTCCGGCTGCCGCGCCTCTGCCGGCTGATGGGCAGCAGCCCTTTCCACCGACCTCATGGCAGCAGCCGGTTTCGGGTCCCTGGCAGCCGGCGCCCGATCCGTGGCAGCAGTCCGTGCCGGGACCCTGGCAGCAGCCCGCGCCGACCGCATGGCAGCAGCCGGTTTCGGGTCCCTGGCAGCCGGCGCCGAATCCCTGGCAGCAGCCCGCGTTGTGGCCGGCCGCGCCGTGGCAACCGGTGCCGGGATATCCGCGGATCGAGACGATCGAGATCGCGACCGGTGCCGGTACCGGGATCACCCTGCGCTGGATCGACCGGGAGCCGGACGAGGACGGCCGCGGCGGCACGCACGAGGAGCCGCGGTTCCTCGCCGCCGGCGGCCGTGTCCAGGTGTTCGGCACCGCGGACGGGCTGCTCGCCTACCTGCACGGCGACGCCGCGCACGACCTGTGCGACCGGCCGGGCTGGGCCGGGTTCGTCCGCTGGGTCACGCCGCCGGTGCTGTTCCCGGCGCCGGAACACCGCTACGAACTGGACCTGGTCACCGACAACCTGGCCGGTGGCCGGGACGCCTGGATCCCGCGGTTGCTGCTCGGCGCCGGCACGATCGCGCGAGACCTCTCGTACGCACTGGATCTGGACGTGTGGACGCTGCTGGCCCCCGGATCGCTGCTGGACGACTTCGACGAGGCGTTGCGCCGCAACAGCCGGTGGAAACTGCGCGGCTTCGACCCGGCGCTGTTGATCCAGCACTGGCAGCAGGTGATCGACGAACTCGACGACGCCATCGAACACCGCCCCTGACGCTGCCCGAACGGGATGGCGGTGGCGACCGGGATCGCGGGACAGGCGTTCCGGCGCGGTGCACTCGAGCTGACCTTCCTCGGGCTGATCGTGGCGTTGCTGGTGGTCACCGCGGGCTGGCTCGCCGAGCGCCGGCGGCTGGGCGCACCGGCGCGGCCGATCCGGGTGCGCGGGCCGTACACCGCGGGCGGCTGATCATCGAGTTGGCCGGGGACCGCCACGAGCTGGATCCGGACGGGAATCCCATCCCGTACGGCTAATGAGCCTCACCACGGACGGAGTACCGATATGGACCTCGACGATCCTCGACGGTTGGCCTGGATCCACGGCACCCTGATCCGTGCGGTGGCGCGGCTGGCGTTGGACGCGGACGGGCAGCGTGCCTACCTGGAGGCGATCGGCACCGCCGGCCTCGCGGACGAGCTGGCGCTGGAGCTGGGCGAGGCGGCACTGCTGATGGACCAGCTCGAGGACGCCGGCTGGGTCTCCGAGGCCGACGCCGCGCTCGTCC
This genomic window from Catenuloplanes niger contains:
- a CDS encoding Hsp70 family protein, whose protein sequence is MQLAIDLGTSTTVTMSGAPPQPLIMDSAVAVTADGTMLTGADALAAETVERHPKLRVADGVIRAGGRELPVGYTLGAILYAAGAGGRAVTLTHPAAWGPAQLAALTEAAAWAQISTVRLVPEPVAAAHHLLTTLGRPVPDLAVYDLGAGTFDVTVIRSGPAGPAIVATDGLADVSGLHLDAIVVGIAQRLTAGTSPDVWSRLTHPRTADDRRAQRDLWDAARAVKEQLSTQPAGWLRVPMLPAPVEIGRAAFEAEATPLLERTVALTAQTMQRSGVRVAAVLPVGGGARMPLVASLLHRALGIEPITLETPELVVAHGALAMPWPEVATAVPPVAVASPVPAAPPGSEAPAATAASVDSVAPEDFGPPAASAMSATPIVPAAPVVQATPEVPVAPVVPAAPVGAGPPAVPAAAPLPADGQQPFPPTSWQQPVSGPWQPAPDPWQQSVPGPWQQPAPTAWQQPVSGPWQPAPNPWQQPALWPAAPWQPVPGYPRIETIEIATGAGTGITLRWIDREPDEDGRGGTHEEPRFLAAGGRVQVFGTADGLLAYLHGDAAHDLCDRPGWAGFVRWVTPPVLFPAPEHRYELDLVTDNLAGGRDAWIPRLLLGAGTIARDLSYALDLDVWTLLAPGSLLDDFDEALRRNSRWKLRGFDPALLIQHWQQVIDELDDAIEHRP